A stretch of the Alosa alosa isolate M-15738 ecotype Scorff River chromosome 16, AALO_Geno_1.1, whole genome shotgun sequence genome encodes the following:
- the LOC125309814 gene encoding olfactory receptor 6N1-like, with protein sequence MYFLLAFVSYILIITVNLTLILTVIMEKSLHEPMYIFLSNLCLNSLYGTVGFYPKCLLDLLSDTHTITYSWCLLQVYVIYSSVLCEISNITVMSFDRYVAICRPLQYHSILTPHAVLKLLFVLILISYVFIVRVCISSNEGRTKFTKTCLPHILR encoded by the exons ATGTACTTCTTGTTGGCATTTGTCTCTTATATCCTAATTATTACAGTCAACTTAACTTTGATCTTAACAGTGATCATGGAAAAAAGCCTCCATGAGCCCATGTATATTTTCCTCTCTAATCTATGCTTGAATAGCCTTTATGGGACTGTTGGTTTTTACCCTAAATGTTTGCTGGACTTGCTATCTGATACTCACACAATAACCTACAGTTGGTGCTTACTACAAGTTTATGTGATTTATTCCTCTGTCCTTTGTGAAATCTCAAATATTACAGTAATGTCTTTTGACCGCTATGTGGCAATTTGCAGACCACTGCAATACCACAGTATTTTGACTCCACATGCTGTGCTTAAGCTGCTT TTTGTTTTAATTCTTATTTCATATGTTTTTATTGTTCGAGTTTGTATATCCTCCAATGAGGGCAGAACAAAGTTTACTAAAACTTGTTTGCCCCATATTTTG AGATGA